AGCCTGTAGGTTAAAGTTTGGAAGTCTAAACTTCAATCTATCTACTTCCGGGTCTACTAGACTTGAACCTCGCCGCGACAGACTCAAGTTTCAAGCGCCAGACTTGAGACGCTGGAAGGTGGTGCATCCTAGGTTTAACCCCCACCTGTAAGGCTAAAGTTTTCTCGGCTAAACTTGCATCTCCACGCGTCCAGTTGAAGTAACTTCGTCTAGACTTGAGCCATGGACTTGGACTCACTCGGGCGGTCTCCCATCGGGGATCTGGTTCACATCGACGTGCCGGCCTCGGAACTGGACGGGCAGCCGGCCACCTACTGGGCCTTCGCGCCAGCACCACTCCCAGATGAGCCCAGCCTTGGCCTCGCCGCCCTCAACGTGTCGACGCAAGCAGCTATGGCTGTAGCCCGCCTAGACCAGGCCATGGCGCAACTCCCTAACCCTGGCCTGCTTCTGCGTCCAATCATTCGACGAGAGGCGGTGAGCACGTCGGCGCTCGAGGGGACATATGCCGCGTTCGACGAAGTTTTGGAGTCTGATTTTCTCGAGGAGAAGCAGATGTCGGCCCCTCAACGAGAGATTCAGAACTTCGTACGAGCAGTTGACCTCGCGACTGAACTACTAAAAACGCGACCAATAAGCCGCGGTGTCGCGGGTCAATTGCAGAAAGTAATCGTTCGCGGAACACCCGGAGATACCTACGAAGCCGGAGATCTTCGCAAGAGGCAAGTTTACATTGGATCTAGAGGCCGCAACATATCATCAGCTCGCTTCGTTCCCTGCCCACCCGGAGATCGCCTCGAAGAAGGATTTTCCGACTGGGAAAAGTGGCTAAACGAAAGAAATGATATTCCAATCGTGGTCCGCATGGCGCTTGCTCATTACCAATTTGAGACGCTACATCCATTCAACGACGGTAACGGGCGCCTCGGCCGCCTCATCTCAGTGCTGCAATTATTGGAAGACGGCGTCCTGAAGATGCCAGCACTGAACCTCTCACCATGGCTTGAGGCTCGCCGGGACGCATACATCGATGGCCTACTAGAGGTTAGCAAGACTGGCAAATTCGATCCCTGGGTCGAGTTTTTTTCAACTGCAGTACTGGAGCAAGCAAACGAAGGCGTCCAGGTCATTTCCGATCTGCTCAATTTCCGAGAACGAACAATCACTAAACTACGCAGCGAAAACGTCCGGGGATCGGCCCTGCAAATCGTCGAAAACCTCATAGGTTATCCAGTGATCGACGTACCAACAGCCCGACGACTGACAGGGAAGACTTTCCAGGCGGCTAACAACGCGATAAATAGTCTCGTTGATCATGGAATTCTTCGGGAAGTGACCGGAAAACCAATAAATAGGCTCTTCGCCTGCATGGAGGTCCTCAGGATCATCAACCGCCGTCAACCCGCTTGACCTTGGTTAACCGACAATAGGTAGCTCCGCACAGTGAATCGAGCGGGGAATAACTTGAACGACCGTGACACCTCCTCGATCACCACGAAAGCCAAGTGAGCCGATTTGCTCGCCAGCCCGACGGCGGGCCAGTTGACCTTATTAGTCCGGTCCTCTGACCTGCTCTCCGGCCGTTGCCTCCGGTTGTCACGCCCCAAGGCGGCATACGGCATCCGTCGTACGAGCGGCCAGGCACGCGACGGCTCGCCCTCGAAGAGCGAGTAATCGTACGCGGAGATAAAGCGACGCACAGTAGGTGAAACGAATAAGATCACACCGAGCCAGCCACTCGGCTCAACATGCCTTTAGAAAGCCACGCTACAAGCGTTGATGCGAGGAACACCGCCGCTTGCGCTTCTTCAAGCGTTACGTCCTCATAGTCTGCTCGCCCATGCCGGTCCGTTTGACTGTGCCACAGTAGTTGCATCATCCCGAGTACCTTCTCCACCGAAGAGCCACCCCGCGACCCCCTCATCACGAACTGCCAGTCTTCCGGCTTATTGCGCAGTACGTTTATATCTTTTCCTAGGGTTGCGTTTCCATCGTTTGGCGACACGAGAGGACACGAGAGCACCTCAACCGAACGTACCGCATCGTAATAGGCATGACTAGGACTGGCCTTGACCCCGAAAGCGAACTCCCAGGCGGAACGAAGTAGTTCGCTGGCCTTTCCAGCCGAAGACAGAGCCGAATCTACAACGTCGTAGACAGCTCCAGGTAGCGCCTCAACCAGTCGATATCGCCCGTGAATTGCCTTGACCGTCCAACTCGAACCGGAGTCACGAAGTATCTTCTCCAAGTCTCGAACACGGCTAGGACTTTTATGTCCAGGATTACTTGCGGCTATCTTGGAAAGCTCGAAATCTACCAGCCATGTGCGATGGGCCTCGTTCAGTTTCCGGAACACCTGGAATGCTTGTTGAACCGAGACAAGCTTCACGGCCTGGAGGCCAAGATCTACCCGGGCGGCTTGTTGGAATTCCAGCATGAAGTCCCAATATATGTAGTCACGCTCGCCCTTTTTTCCCACCAGCCAACTATGTATCGACTCGTTAGCGTGCGAAGGCAGGCCTTTGCGAAGAGCAAGGAAGGATTCAAGCTCGGCTGCACCTGCACCGGGAGGAGTCCATACGAAATCGTCGTTCACAAGGGGATCATGCCAGATTCGACCGTGACACAAAAACCAACCCGGATAGTAGATGGCGCGCAGGTGCGGAAGTTTCCAACAGTATGAGCTTGGTGGTCATCCCGTCGCCTGATGGCGTCTCGATCACGCCGTGCCGGGGCCGCAACCTCCGTGCGCAACCGCCGGCCGAACTCGCCAACCTTGCGGCCCCGGCACGGCGTGATAGTCGTCAGATCAGGCGACGGGATGACCACCAAGCGCCCACCCTGCCAGCGCAACCCGGCCTACGGTCCCCGGTCATCCCGGAGCCTGCCTGCCCGGCGAGGGCATCATTGTTCTTCCTCTTGCGGCGGCTGTGGGGCCGCCCGGCCTCCGTCGAACCGCCACGCGGGACCGGCGCCAGCCGCACGCCCGCGTCTGGCGGTTCGACAGGATGAGGGCCGGATCAGCGGCCCCGCAGGGGCCGCCTTGAACAAGTAAGGAAACTCTGAACACGGCAGTTACGCTCGGCTAGGAACTTGGTCGGCCAGCAAACGGCATGCGATGTCCGGCGGAGCGCGCCCGAGCGAATCTAGGTTGACGTGTTGCGTCCCGCCGCGC
The window above is part of the Amycolatopsis thermoflava N1165 genome. Proteins encoded here:
- a CDS encoding Fic family protein; this encodes MDLDSLGRSPIGDLVHIDVPASELDGQPATYWAFAPAPLPDEPSLGLAALNVSTQAAMAVARLDQAMAQLPNPGLLLRPIIRREAVSTSALEGTYAAFDEVLESDFLEEKQMSAPQREIQNFVRAVDLATELLKTRPISRGVAGQLQKVIVRGTPGDTYEAGDLRKRQVYIGSRGRNISSARFVPCPPGDRLEEGFSDWEKWLNERNDIPIVVRMALAHYQFETLHPFNDGNGRLGRLISVLQLLEDGVLKMPALNLSPWLEARRDAYIDGLLEVSKTGKFDPWVEFFSTAVLEQANEGVQVISDLLNFRERTITKLRSENVRGSALQIVENLIGYPVIDVPTARRLTGKTFQAANNAINSLVDHGILREVTGKPINRLFACMEVLRIINRRQPA